A part of Carettochelys insculpta isolate YL-2023 chromosome 1, ASM3395843v1, whole genome shotgun sequence genomic DNA contains:
- the LOC142007150 gene encoding perilipin-3-like: protein MDSNGKDTKMASLEHGEEEQQTVLKRVTSLPLVNAACDLAATAYASTKESHPYVKSLCDLAEKGATSITNVGLGSPESVPPVFEPQEAQGWTKAVAEVEKVEETLPTPQQTAEMAVPDTQESVSSRLTDVKEAMSRVVDMTKEAVQDGMKATKSAVTDSMSTVAESRMGQLAMSGMEAVLGKSEELLDHYLPMTEEELAELAESMEGTPASSAQAPEHRSYFVRLGSLSAKLRQRAYRYSLDKMRHTSQSINEALSQLRQVIGLIEHIKQGVRLQDAREKFQEMWLNWSQKQPKGSEIPDLEETRMESETLAMSRSILQQLQDACQVLVSSIQGLPTSLQDKVQQVYRNMEELRASFSTVGSFQDLSSSLLTQSREMVSRAQEYVDELMAYMMQNAPLSWIVGPFIPSGKGSAGSMEPPSQENEDKEAEVTTASKAD, encoded by the exons ATGGATTCTAATGGCAAGGATACAAAGATGGCATCCctggagcatggggaggaggaacagcag ACTGTCTTGAAGAGGGTGACCAGTCTACCGCTAGTGAATGCTGCCTGTGACTTGGCTGCAACTGCCTATGCCTCCACCAAGGAGAGCCATCCCTATGTCAAGTCTCTGTgtgacctggcagagaagggagcgACATCCATAACCAACGTTGGACTCGGCAGCCCAGAGTCAGTTCCCCCTGTATTTGAACctcagg AAGCCCAGGGAT GGACTAAGGCTGTTGCTGAAGTAGAGAAGGTGGAGGAGACTCTACCAACTCCTCAGCAGACTGCGGAGATG GCTGTGCCTGACACACAGGAGTCGGTCTCCTCCAGACTGACAGATGTCAAGGAGGCCATGAGCAGAGTGGTAGACATGACGAAGGAGGCTGTGCAGGATGGGATGAAGGCCACCAAGTCAGCAGTGACGGACAGCATGAGCACAGTAGCAGAATCCAGAATGGGCCAACTGGCCATGAGCGGAAtggaagcagtgctggggaagtcaGAAGAGCTCTTGGATCACTACCTTCCCATGACGGAGGAGGAACTGG CTGAACTTGCTGAATCCATGGAAGGGACTCCAGCGTCTTCAGCACAAGCGCCGGAGCATCGCAGCTACTTTGTGCGTTTGGGTTCCCTGTCGGCCAAACTCCGCCAGCGCGCCTACCGCTATTCCCTAGACAAGATGAGGCATACCAGCCAAAGCATCAATGAGGCTCTGTCCCAGCTTCGTCAGGTCATCGGACTG ATTGAACACATCAAACAAGGTGTGAGGCTCCAAGATGCCCGGGAGAAGTTCCAGGAGATGTGGCTGAACTGGAGTCAAAAGCAGCCAAAAGGCAGTGAGATCCCAGACTTGGAAGAGACAAGG ATGGAGTCTGAGACTCTGGCCATGTCCCGCAGcattctccagcagctgcaggatgcctgccaGGTGCTAGTATCCAGCATTCaaggcctccccaccagccttcagGATAAGGTGCAGCAGGTGTATCGCAACATGGAAGAGCTCCGTGCCTCCTTCTCAACCGTTGGTTCCTTCCAGGAtctctccagcagcctcctgacccaGAGCCGGGAGATGGTGAGCAGGGCCCAGGAATATGTGGATGAGCTGATGGCTTACATGATGCAGAACGCACCTCTGTCCTGGATTGTGGGTCCCTTCATCCCCTCTGGTAAGGGGTCTGCAGGTTCCATGGAACCCCCAAGCCAAGAAAATGAGGATAAAGAAGCAGAAGTCACAACAGCATCGAAGGCTGACTGA